In a single window of the Bactrocera dorsalis isolate Fly_Bdor chromosome 2, ASM2337382v1, whole genome shotgun sequence genome:
- the LOC105222617 gene encoding homeobox protein SIX3, whose translation MRAFIFLCVLASAYADKLGYNYRPVGHSDSGLSFTPGGGAGGLGGIGSVGGLGGSLGGLGGSLGGLGGSGGVGPAAPAPVYQAPVAEYEKEFFTYTADENEFSEPAGNGQVIESLKKNLRVIFIKGPEGNGLEKAAVNLAKHAAEERTAIYVLQKQANLGDLANKLQAENDVQRHKPEVHFVKYRTPEDAANAQRAIQSQYDQLGGNSQSYNGGDAPVHNFASPTARPAPRPVSAPGAAYLPSSIFRV comes from the coding sequence atgcgTGCTTTTATCTTCCTGTGTGTATTAGCCTCTGCTTACGCCGATAAATTGGGCTACAACTATCGTCCTGTTGGCCATTCCGATAGCGGGCTCTCATTTACGCCCGGTGGCGGCGCAGGTGGATTAGGTGGTATCGGCAGTGTTGGTGGACTCGGTGGCAGTCTTGGTGGACTCGGCGGCAGTTTGGGTGGACTCGGCGGCAGCGGTGGTGTTGGTCCTGCTGCACCTGCACCAGTTTATCAGGCACCAGTTGCTGAGTACGAAAAGGAGTTCTTCACATACACTGCCGATGAAAATGAGTTCAGTGAACCAGCCGGCAATGGTCAGGTGATCGAATCGTTGAAAAAGAACTTGCGCGTCATCTTCATCAAGGGACCCGAGGGCAATGGCTTGGAGAAGGCCGCTGTCAATCTCGCCAAACACGCTGCCGAGGAAAGAACCGCCATTTATGTATTGCAGAAACAAGCTAACTTGGGCGATTTGGCTAACAAATTACAGGCTGAAAATGATGTGCAACGTCACAAGCCCGAAGTGCACTTTGTCAAATACCGCACACCCGAGGATGCGGCCAACGCTCAGCGTGCCATTCAATCTCAATACGATCAATTGGGCGGCAATTCTCAAAGCTACAATGGCGGTGATGCTCCAGTACACAACTTTGCTTCTCCAACTGCGCGACCAGCACCACGTCCAGTTAGCGCTCCCGGCGCTGCTTATCTGCCTTCATCCATTTTCCGTGTCTAA
- the LOC125776183 gene encoding uncharacterized protein LOC125776183 encodes MRAFIVLCLFTVTCADKLGYNYRPVGHSDAGLSFAPGGSSGLAGLGGSGGLGDSGFGGLGGSSGGPSGLGSYGGPGGAATQVSPSYSAPAAEFDKEFYTYSADENDFNEPAGSENLDALLKKNLRVVFVKGPESNGLENAALNLARLAAEKKTAIYVLQKQADLGDLANKLQSQHDLTGHKPDVHFVKYRTPEDAANAQRAIQSQYDQLGGNSQSHDGGAAPVHDFSSPAARPAARPVSAPGASYLPSSIIRK; translated from the coding sequence ATGCGTGCCTTCATCGTTCTCTGTTTGTTCACCGTTACCTGCGCGGATAAGTTGGGCTACAACTATCGCCCTGTAGGACACTCAGACGCTGGACTCTCGTTTGCACCAGGTGGTTCCTCAGGACTCGCAGGTCTCGGCGGCAGTGGCGGATTAGGCGATAGTGGGTTTGGTGGATTAGGTGGCAGCAGTGGTGGACCTTCTGGATTGGGTAGCTATGGTGGACCAGGAGGTGCAGCGACACAAGTTTCACCTTCTTACTCCGCACCCGCAGCTGAATTCGATAAGGAGTTCTACACCTACAGCGCTGATGAGAATGACTTCAATGAACCTGCCGGCAGCGAAAACCTGGACGCTTTATTAAAGAAGAATCTGCGTGTTGTCTTCGTAAAGGGACCCGAAAGTAATGGTTTGGAGAACGCCGCCCTCAATCTTGCCAGACTTGCTGCCGAAAAGAAAACAGCCATCtatgttctacaaaaacaagccGACTTGGGTGATTTGGCCAACAAATTGCAGTCTCAACACGACCTTACAGGTCACAAACCCGATGTACACTTCGTCAAGTACCGCACACCAGAAGACGCTGCTAATGCCCAACGTGCTATTCAATCGCAATACGATCAATTGGGTGGCAACTCTCAATCGCACGATGGTGGCGCCGCACCAGTTCATGACTTTTCGTCTCCTGCCGCGCGACCAGCTGCCCGTCCAGTAAGTGCTCCAGGTGCTTCATACTTGCCTTCCTCGATTATCcgtaaataa
- the LOC125776180 gene encoding uncharacterized protein LOC125776180 translates to MRAFFVLCLATVAYADKLGYNYRPVGHSDSGLSFTPGGSSGLGGLGGSGGLGGSGGLGGLGGLGSGGSLGGLGGSGGLGGSGSGLGGLGGSSGGLGGLGGLGGSSGGLGGLGGSGDIGNSGSVGPSYSAPAEFNKEFFSYTAPEEEFNDADAGQDIASSLKKNLRVIFIKGPENKGLENAALQLAKHAAEDQTAIYVLQKQSDIGDLAKKLNSINSQSAHKPEVHFVKYRTPEDAANAQRAIQSQYDQLGGPSQSHDGGAAPVHNFASQAPVQAPEVHAPRNSYLPSSIIRV, encoded by the exons ATGCGTGCATTCTTT GTGTTGTGCTTGGCTACTGTGGCTTATGCCGATAAATTGGGCTACAACTATCGCCCAGTAGGACACTCTGACTCCGGACTGTCCTTCACACCAGGTGGCTCCTCAGGACTCGGTGGTCTCGGCGGCAGTGGCGGATTAGGAGGCAGTGGTGGTCTCGGTGGATTGGGTGGATTAGGTAGCGGCGGCAGCCTTGGTGGACTAGGCGGCAGTGGTGGTCTTGGCGGAAGTGGTAGCGGTCTTGGTGGACTCGGTGGCTCAAGTGGTGGTTTGGGTGGTCTTGGTGGACTCGGTGGTTCAAGCGGCGGTTTGGGTGGTCTTGGCGGTTCAGGTGATATCGGTAACTCCGGCAGCGTAGGACCATCATACTCAGCTCCCGCTGAATTCAATAAGGAATTCTTCTCCTACACCGCTCCCGAAGAAGAATTCAATGATGCTGATGCCGGTCAAGATATTGCCAGCTCATTGAAGAAGAACCTCCGTGTTATCTTCATCAAGGGACCTGAAAACAAGGGACTCGAGAACGCTGCCCTCCAATTGGCTAAACATGCTGCTGAAGACCAAACCGCCATCTATGTTTTGCAGAAACAAAGCGATATCGGAGACTTGGCTAAGAAACTCAACTCTATCAACAGCCAAAGCGCACACAAACCCGAAGTACACTTTGTCAAATACCGCACCCCTGAGGATGCTGCCAACGCTCAACGTGCTATCCAATCCCAATACGACCAATTGGGCGGTCCCTCTCAATCGCACGATGGTGGCGCCGCACCAGTGCACAACTTCGCATCCCAAGCTCCAGTTCAAGCACCTGAAGTGCATGCTCCCCGCAACTCCTACTTGCCCTCTTCCATCATCCGTGTTTAA
- the LOC105222622 gene encoding uncharacterized protein LOC105222622, with protein MRFFIILCLAAAVSADKLGYNYRPVDHSSSGLSFTPGSSGVGGVSGGIGGGSDGFGSGGLSGFAPGGDDGSYGSSGSLGGLTGVGSGFDSGAQSIVSPVTQEANKEFFSFSAPEDEFEDAEGAQQLANSLKKNVRVIFIKGPENNGLEKAALALARNAAEQKTAIYVLQKQHDIADLANKLQSVNDNRNHHPEVHFVKYRNQNDLVNAKRTIQSQYDQEPGASQNYNHAVAPVINFASPSAPIQSYGQQQQYYNPAASNTNTNYLPPSLLRRLRF; from the coding sequence ATGCgtttcttcattattttgtgTTTGGCGGCCGCCGTATCCGCAGACAAATTGGGCTACAATTACAGACCTGTAGACCACTCTTCGTCCGGACTCTCCTTCACACCCGGCAGTTCTGGTGTAGGTGGTGTTAGTGGCGGTATTGGTGGAGGTAGCGATGGTTTCGGCTCTGGCGGTCTCAGCGGATTTGCCCCTGGTGGCGATGATGGTAGCTACGGCAGCTCTGGAAGTCTCGGTGGACTTACTGGTGTCGGCAGTGGATTCGATTCGGGCGCTCAGAGTATTGTGTCACCAGTCACACAGGAAGCCAACAAAGAATTCTTCTCCTTCTCTGCTCCTGAAGATGAATTCGAAGATGCCGAAGGTGCCCAACAATTGGCTAATTCTCTGAAAAAGAACGTTCGTGTCATCTTCATCAAGGGACCTGAAAACAATGGCTTAGAAAAGGCTGCCCTTGCTCTGGCCAGAAACGCTGCCGAACAGAAGACCGCCATCTATGTGTTGCAGAAACAACATGACATCGCTGATTTGGCTAACAAATTGCAGTCTGTCAATGATAACCGCAACCATCATCCAGAGGTGCACTTTGTCAAATACCGCAACCAAAACGATCTTGTCAACGCCAAGCGCACCATCCAATCGCAATACGACCAAGAGCCCGGTGCATCCCAAAACTACAACCACGCAGTTGCTCCAGTGATCAACTTTGCCTCACCATCCGCCCCAATTCAGTCATATggccaacagcaacaatattaCAACCCAGCTGCGtccaacacaaacacaaactaCTTGCCACCCTCGCTGTTGAGACGTCTCCGTTTCTAA
- the LOC105222620 gene encoding uncharacterized protein LOC105222620, with product MRVFLVVCLIAVASADKLGYNYRPVAHSDSGLSFPPGGSSGLGGPGSSGVSGGVGPAESGPSYNAPTAEYEKEFYTYTADESEFSEPADNGHAVESLKKNLRVIFIKGPEGNGLEKAAVDLARHAGEEKTAIYVLQKQADLGDLANKLQAENDVQRHKPEVHFVKYRTPEDATNAQRAIQQQYDQLGGKSQSHDGGAAPVHDFASPAARPAPRPVSAPGYLPSSILRF from the coding sequence ATGCGTGTCTTTCTGGTCGTCTGCCTCATCGCCGTAGCCTCTGCGGACAAACTGGGCTACAACTATCGTCCTGTGGCACACTCGGACAGCGGACTGTCATTTCCACCAGGCGGCTCCTCAGGACTCGGTGGTCCCGGCAGCAGTGGCGTATCGGGTGGTGTTGGCCCAGCAGAGTCCGGTCCTTCGTACAATGCACCAACTGCTGAATATGAAAAGGAATTCTACACATACACAGCCGATGAGAGCGAGTTCAGCGAACCAGCTGATAATGGTCATGCCGTCGAATCACTGAAGAAAAACTTGCGTGTCATCTTCATCAAGGGACCTGAAGGCAATGGCTTGGAAAAAGCTGCCGTCGACCTCGCCAGACACGCTGGAGAAGAGAAGACCGCTATTTATGTGCTGCAGAAACAAGCTGACTTGGGCGATTTGGCTAACAAATTACAGGCTGAAAACGATGTGCAACGTCACAAACCCGAAGTACACTTTGTCAAATACCGCACACCCGAGGATGCGACCAACGCTCAACGCGCCATCCAACAGCAATACGATCAATTGGGTGGAAAGTCTCAATCGCACGATGGTGGCGCTGCTCCAGTTCACGACTTTGCATCTCCGGCAGCTCGCCCAGCACCACGTCCCGTTAGCGCTCCCGGCTATCTGCCATCCTCTATTCTCCGCTTCTAA
- the LOC105222621 gene encoding uncharacterized protein LOC105222621 has protein sequence MRAFFVLCLATVAYADKLGYNYRPVGHSDSGLSFAPGGSSGLGGLGGSGGLGGSGGLGGLGGLGSGGSLGGLGGSGGLGGSGSGLGGLGGSSGGLGGLGGLGGSSGGLGGLGGSGDIGNSGSVGPSYSAPAEFNKEFFSYTAPEEEFNDADAGQDIASSLKKNLRVIFIKGPENKGLENAALQLAKHAAEDQTAIYVLQKQSDIGDLAKKLNSINSQSAHKPEVHFVKYRTPEDAANAQRAIQSQYDQLGGPSQSHDGGAAPVHNFASQAPVQAPEVHAPRNSYLPSSIIRV, from the exons ATGCGTGCATTCTTT gTGTTGTGCTTGGCTACTGTGGCTTATGCCGATAAATTGGGCTACAACTATCGCCCAGTAGGACACTCTGACTCCGGACTCTCCTTTGCACCAGGTGGCTCCTCAGGACTCGGTGGTCTTGGCGGCAGTGGCGGATTAGGAGGTAGTGGCGGTCTCGGTGGATTGGGTGGATTAGGTAGCGGTGGCAGCCTTGGTGGACTTGGAGGCAGTGGTGGTCTTGGCGGAAGTGGTAGCGGTCTTGGTGGACTAGGTGGCTCAAGTGGCGGTTTGGGTGGTCTTGGTGGACTCGGTGGTTCAAGCGGCGGTTTGGGTGGTCTTGGCGGTTCAGGTGATATCGGTAACTCCGGCAGCGTAGGACCATCATACTCAGCTCCCGCTGAATTCAATAAGGAATTCTTCTCCTACACCGCTCCCGAAGAAGAATTCAATGATGCTGACGCCGGTCAAGATATTGCCAGCTCATTGAAGAAGAACCTCCGTGTTATCTTCATCAAGGGACCTGAAAACAAGGGACTCGAGAACGCTGCCCTCCAATTGGCTAAACATGCTGCTGAAGACCAAACCGCCATCTATGTTTTGCAGAAACAAAGCGATATCGGAGACTTGGCTAAGAAACTCAACTCTATCAACAGCCAGAGCGCTCACAAACCTGAAGTACACTTCGTCAAATACCGCACACCTGAGGATGCTGCCAACGCTCAACGTGCCATCCAATCGCAATACGACCAATTGGGCGGTCCCTCTCAATCGCACGATGGTGGTGCCGCACCAGTGCACAACTTCGCATCCCAAGCTCCAGTTCAAGCACCCGAAGTGCATGCTCCCCGTAACTCCTACTTGCCCTCTTCTATCATCCGTGTTTAA
- the LOC105222619 gene encoding glycine, alanine and asparagine-rich protein-like, translating into MRAFIVLCLVAAASADKLGYNYRPVGHSDSGLSFAPGGSSGLGGLGGLGGSGGLGGLGSDGSLGGLGGGLGGLGGSSGGLGGLGGLGGSSGGLGGLGGSGDIGNSGSVGPSYSAPAGPAEFNKEFFSYTAPDGEFDDADAGQDVANLLKKNLRVVFIKGPENRGLENAALQLAKHAAEDQTAIYVLQKQSDIGDLAKKLNSINSQSAHKPEVHFVKYRTPEDAANAQRAIQSQYDQLGGNSQAHDGGVAPVHNFASQAPVQAPEVHAPRNSYLPSSIIRV; encoded by the exons ATGCGCGCCTTCATT gTCCTGTGCTTAGTGGCTGCAGCCTCCGCTGATAAGTTGGGCTACAACTATCGCCCAGTGGGTCACTCCGACTCCGGACTCTCATTTGCACCAGGTGGCTCCTCAGGACTCGGTGGTCTTGGTGGATTGGGTGGCTCTGGAGGACTGGGTGGATTAGGTAGCGATGGTAGCCTTGGTGGATTAGGCGGCGGTCTCGGTGGGCTCGGTGGTTCAAGTGGTGGTTTGGGTGGTCTTGGTGGACTCGGTGGTTCAAGCGGCGGTTTGGGTGGTCTTGGCGGTTCAGGTGATATCGGTAACTCCGGCAGCGTAGGACCATCATACTCAGCTCCCGCAGGTCCCGCTGAATTCAATAAGGAATTCTTCTCCTACACCGCTCCCGATGGCGAATTCGATGATGCTGATGCCGGTCAAGATGTTGCCAACTTACTGAAAAAGAACCTCCGTGTTGTTTTCATTAAGGGACCTGAAAACCGTGGACTCGAAAACGCTGCCCTTCAATTGGCTAAACATGCTGCTGAAGACCAAACCGCCATCTATGTTTTGCAGAAACAAAGCGATATCGGAGATTTGGCCAAGAAACTCAACTCTATCAACAGCCAAAGCGCACACAAACCCGAAGTACACTTCGTCAAATACCGCACACCTGAGGATGCTGCCAACGCTCAACGTGCTATCCAATCGCAATACGACCAATTGGGCGGTAACTCCCAAGCTCATGATGGTGGTGTTGCCCCAGTGCACAACTTTGCTTCCCAAGCTCCAGTTCAAGCACCCGAAGTGCATGCTCCCCGCAACTCCTACTTGCCCTCTTCCATCATCCGTGTTTAA
- the LOC125776181 gene encoding merozoite surface antigen 2, allelic form 2-like, with product MRAFIILSLAAAVCADVGYNYKAGGGSPAIGGHSGGGSSGLSANGGSSLGGHGSSIGLGGLGGIGGIGGSSGLGSIGGSNIGGNSGRGAGSSAPVSVSPAAPVTYEKEFYTFSAPENEFNNDNAGQQIASIRKNVRVVFIKAPENKGLENAAVQLAKQAAEDKTAIYVLTKQPDIGSLAQQLQNIQSQQSHKPEVHFVKYRTPEDAANAQKAIQSEYDQLAGKSQAHNGGVAPVLNFASRAPIAQGPAPKAPANSYLPSSVLRLFRA from the coding sequence ATGCGTGCGTTCATTATTTTATCTCTGGCTGCAGCCGTGTGCGCTGACGTCGGTTACAATTATAAAGCCGGCGGTGGCAGTCCTGCAATAGGGGGACACAGCGGTGGTGGTTCCAGCGGTTTGAGTGCAAACGGTGGTTCCAGCCTTGGTGGACACGGTAGCTCGATCGGATTAGGTGGACTTGGTGGTATTGGCGGTATTGGTGGCTCCAGCGGTTTGGGTAGCATTGGCGGTTCAAACATTGGCGGCAATTCGGGTCGCGGCGCTGGTTCCAGTGCACCAGTTTCAGTTAGTCCAGCTGCTCCAGTCACATACGAAAAAGAGTTCTACACTTTCAGCGCTCCCGAAAACGAATTCAATAACGATAACGCCGGGCAACAAATTGCCAGTATTAGGAAAAATGTGCGCGTAGTTTTCATTAAAGCACCTGAAAATAAGGGTCTTGAGAATGCCGCGGTACAATTAGCCAAGCAGGCTGCTGAGGATAAGACTGCCATTTATGTGCTTACCAAACAACCTGACATCGGCAGTTTGGCTCAACAATTACAAAACATCCAGTCGCAACAGAGCCATAAGCCCGAAGTACACTTTGTCAAGTACCGTACACCTGAGGATGCCGCCAATGCCCAGAAGGCCATTCAATCGGAATACGACCAATTAGCGGGCAAATCGCAGGCTCATAACGGTGGTGTAGCGCCAGTGTTGAACTTCGCTTCGCGTGCTCCTATTGCTCAAGGTCCCGCACCTAAAGCGCCAGCAAATTCCTACCTGCCTTCGTCGGTTCTGCGCTTATTCCGTGCGTAA